In a single window of the Phycisphaerae bacterium genome:
- a CDS encoding PhoH family protein, which translates to MRKNYILDANILIHDPKAIFSFADNTVIIPISVISEIDRFKKEMTDRGYNARAVGRLLDSLRSNRSLAEGVALENGGFLKVYCEPSRIFADDKVHGDTEVLRVAQQVRQDEPDVPVIIVTKDINLRIRADAAGLRAEDYESDQVQLSDLYSGYREFNITPEQMTEFTDSRVLVLPGMEALAPNEYALLRSENGSRRSALARVDIEAKRLVALHETKDGVWGVKARNKEQYFALDALLDDHIQLVTLMGKAGTGKTLLALAAAMHTVIHQKRYRAILVARPIFPMGRDIGFLPGDVGQKLDPWMKPVIDNIELLLDAGGPAKGYTESIGLVNSGMVEIQPLTYIRGRSISNRYVVIDEAQNLTPLEVKTVITRIGQDSKIVLTGDPYQIDNPYVDGNSNGFTYVVNRFKGQPIAAHVELHKGERSALAELAANLL; encoded by the coding sequence ATGCGGAAGAACTACATCCTCGATGCCAATATCCTCATTCACGATCCCAAGGCGATCTTCTCCTTCGCGGACAACACGGTCATCATCCCCATCTCGGTGATCAGCGAAATCGACCGGTTCAAGAAGGAAATGACCGACCGTGGCTACAACGCCCGGGCGGTGGGGCGGCTGCTGGACTCGCTCCGTTCGAACCGGAGCCTGGCCGAAGGGGTCGCTCTTGAGAACGGCGGCTTCCTCAAGGTCTACTGCGAGCCGAGCCGCATCTTCGCCGACGACAAGGTCCACGGCGATACCGAGGTTCTCCGCGTGGCCCAGCAGGTCCGCCAGGACGAGCCCGATGTGCCGGTCATCATTGTCACCAAGGACATCAACCTGCGCATCCGGGCAGATGCCGCGGGACTGCGGGCCGAGGACTACGAGTCGGATCAGGTTCAGCTCTCCGACCTGTACAGCGGGTACCGCGAGTTCAATATCACCCCCGAGCAAATGACCGAGTTCACCGACTCCCGCGTGCTCGTCCTGCCTGGCATGGAGGCTCTCGCCCCTAACGAGTACGCCCTGCTCCGCTCGGAGAACGGCAGCCGGCGCAGCGCTCTTGCCCGGGTCGATATCGAGGCCAAGCGCCTCGTCGCCTTGCACGAGACCAAGGACGGCGTCTGGGGCGTCAAGGCCCGCAACAAGGAGCAGTACTTCGCCCTCGATGCGCTGCTCGATGACCATATTCAGCTCGTTACCCTGATGGGCAAGGCCGGAACGGGCAAGACCCTGCTGGCCCTCGCGGCGGCCATGCACACCGTCATTCACCAGAAGCGCTACCGGGCCATCCTCGTCGCCCGGCCCATCTTCCCCATGGGTCGCGATATCGGCTTCCTCCCCGGTGACGTCGGCCAGAAGCTCGATCCATGGATGAAGCCGGTGATCGACAACATCGAGCTGCTCCTCGACGCCGGCGGGCCGGCCAAGGGCTACACCGAATCCATCGGCCTGGTGAACTCCGGCATGGTCGAGATTCAGCCGCTGACCTACATCCGCGGGCGGAGCATCTCCAACCGCTACGTGGTCATCGACGAGGCCCAGAACCTCACCCCGCTGGAGGTCAAGACCGTCATCACACGCATCGGCCAGGACTCCAAGATTGTCCTCACCGGTGATCCCTACCAGATCGACAATCCCTACGTGGATGGCAACAGCAACGGCTTCACCTACGTGGTCAACCGCTTCAAGGGCCAGCCCATCGCCGCCCACGTCGAGTTGCACAAGGGAGAGCGCAGCGCCTTGGCCGAACTGGCCGCCAATCTGCTGTAG